The DNA region CTCCGCTGGTGGTGCAAATATGGGGGGATAGTTTGGGTTCTCTGATTGAAGAACCATCTGTTCACCATTCCTAAATACTCTTTTCAGAACCGCCTCATCATTCACAAGAACAGCAGCTATTTCTCCGTTCTCTACATCGGGTTGTTTTCTAATCAACAACATATCTCCCTCATTTATTCTTACACCACTCATACTGTCTCCTTTAGCGTGTAAAAATAAATGTTCCCCGCCACTCACCCATTCTTTAGGCACCGGCTCATAGTCTGAAATATCTTCAAAAGCTAAAACGCCGTTTCCGCAGCTTATTTTTCCTACAACCGGAATATAAGAAAATGATTCAGGATCAATTCGAGGCAAATCCACTTCCATATTGTCGTCTATAAGATAATCCAGGCTACATTCGAAAAAACTTGCAAGTTTAGCTAATGTAGATCGTTTAGTATTTTCAGTTCCCTTTTTGTACATTCCGTCAATTGTTGTATAAGGAATATCTGCTTTTTTAGAAAGTTCATTTTTACTATGTATCCCTTTTTTCTTCATCAACAAATCAATTTTCTCAAGCATGTCCACAGCAAAGTGACCTCCGTTTCTCTTACTTCATATAAGCATCATTATAGAGGAAAAATATTTCCGTTGCAACGTAATATTTTGACGAAAAGTGTTGACTAATTACTTCATGGGGTATAATATTTGCCTTAGTTACCCTGCAACGTAAATCGAGAGGGGGTGATTACGTTGTTCCCTAATTTGCAGGCTGAGATTGTACGAAATGGATTTGTTAAGAAAAGCATAGCTGAGAGCATTGGAGTCTCCCCGAGATCATTGACCAACAAGCTTAATGGTCGAACAGAGTTCACACGCTCGGAGATGATTACTATTCGTGAAGAATACTTTCCTAACGCTAGTGCAAATTATCTTTTTTCATTTGGAGAAGATCAGCCCCGAAAAAAAACAAGAAGTCGAATGGTCAAGTCGGACAAACCGTCTTGAATAGTATGAACTAAGGGGGAGAGATGGTGAACAAAAAGGAAAAACGTCCGAAGTTACAAGTTATTGGTCATTACAGAATGATTGATGGGATCAAGGTAAAAATTGATCCCTTTAAAACAGATTTGCCTGATCGTTGCAAACTCATTGTTTCCGAGATTGTAACTGGTCAAACCTGTTCTTTGGTAAAAGTCATGTAATGAATTAACGACTCAGCTTTTTCAGAGTCGTTTCAGTGGACAAGCTTTCCCCGATTAATAAATGCAACGATGTACTGGAACTTTGAGCAACACTGTGATGGAACTATGAAGAAAATCTTCTGAAAGGAGAATCCAAATGAAATTTCAGAATGCATTGAATAACTGGTGTGCATATGTCCATTTGCAGGGATTGATTCAGTTTCGCAATAGCGGAACGATTCTTGAAGCGGCAAAGGATTGGTTGGATAAAGAGATTGATGATTTGAAGGAAGAACTAAATGGGGGTGCTAATCATGATTCCAGAACATTTGCTGGCTGATAAAAACTGGCGCGGGATGCTATACATCTTAACCAATAGCGAAAATCTCACACGAGCTGTTTCTCCACATATTGACTTGGAAGAATGTTCAGTTGATTTCCCAGCATTAAAACGAATTTCAAAACCATGGTCCAATGCAGAAAAATTCTTATTAAATCTAGCGATGCACTTGTTCAGCGAACAGAACAAAGTGAACTTGTCAGATATGGATTTGCTAGATGCTTACAACAAAGAAATTGCCTTAAAAGCGATTCGACTGCGATTTGGTTAGGGGTGTTTCGATGAAAGAAGGCATAAAAAAAGAAATCATCCGGGTTAGGAGCCGGACGATTTCGGTGGTTAAAAAAATATTCGAGATCAGTATAACACAAAAATAGCGCTCTGATAAGGGGGTGCTTACATGATTGTACTCAAAGGGGATACCGTCAAGCTCAAAACGGGCGAGGTTGGCGATGTTACGGAGATATGGGGAAAGGCTAGAACCTCCATACGCTTGGAAACGAATGCAGGTACCGTTCTAACCTTTGAAACGGAAGTAGAGAAAGTCATCAATCGTCCTAAAAAATCACCACGTGAGAGGAGGTGATACATATGCAAGTGGACATTAACAATCTGGCAGGCGGAGCGATGGCAGAGCGGATCAACCGTGAGCTGAACAAAGTAGCGGAGAACGTATTGGACCCGAACACGAAGGCTGAGGCCGTTCGTACGGTAACCATTTCTATCAAGATTAAGCCGAATGAAGCACGTCAAATCGGTCAAACCGATATTGAGGTCAAATCGTCATTGGCTCCAGCGAAAGGTGTTCCAACTCAGTTTGTCTTTGACTTCGACCGTGAAGGAAATGCGGTGCTGAAAGAACTGAATCTGAGCAACGACAGAGACCAGATGGCACTGAATGATGCGGGTGACGTGGTTGACGGAACTGGGACAAGCCCTAGCGGTAAAGTCGTAGGGATGTTCAAGTGATCTATGAAAATTGAATAGCGGAGGACATGACATGATTAAAGAAGCAATTGACAAAATTTTGGGCTTGGCTGGTATTCACACTGAGCAGATCGGTGAGCAAGTCTTCACTAATTCCGATTTACGCCGTGTTCATGAAGCAACCACAGAAACATTGAAGGTTCGTAACTTGGGCGGGATTGTGGATTACATCACCAGCAACTTTGATGGAAAGTTCCCCTTCATCGTTCATATCCAATCACCAACACATGTGAGCGTTGTGACGGGATACAATCGCGATTTACAGCGGAATTTGATTATTGAAGCGAATGCTTTGTTACCGGACATCAATTTCGGATCATATTACAACATCGAGAGTTTCAACATCCTGCTTCAAAGCTGCTTTGTTCAGACGAACACAAGAGACGCATTACTGTCTATTGTCGGCAATGTCAAAGACGAACAGGTTACGAGCTTTGGTGATGATGGGGTTAGTCAACAGGTTACAGCTAAGACTGGGGTAGCCACGGTGGAAAATGTGAAGCTTCCGAATCCTGTACACCTCAAGCCTTTCCGTACATTCGTGGAGATTGAACAGCCTGAGAGCGCATTTGTCTTCCGTATGAAGGATGGCCCATCCGCTGCACTATTTGAGGCAGACGGTGGAGAGTGGAAACTTCGTGCTATTGCTGAAATTAAGGTATACCTGGACGAGCGTCTTGAAGATTTTATCAATGATGACAAGGTAGTTATCATCGGCTAGTTTTTCATACCACATACCGGGAGGCTCAGCCTTCCGGTTATTCATAGGAGTGATGAACGTGATACAGCAAGCATTGCAAAAGCTTCAGCAAGAAATGTCAGCCAAATCAAAAGACGCATATGTTCAGCATG from Paenibacillus sp. JNUCC-31 includes:
- a CDS encoding replication terminator protein, translating into MQVDINNLAGGAMAERINRELNKVAENVLDPNTKAEAVRTVTISIKIKPNEARQIGQTDIEVKSSLAPAKGVPTQFVFDFDREGNAVLKELNLSNDRDQMALNDAGDVVDGTGTSPSGKVVGMFK
- a CDS encoding LexA family protein; protein product: MLEKIDLLMKKKGIHSKNELSKKADIPYTTIDGMYKKGTENTKRSTLAKLASFFECSLDYLIDDNMEVDLPRIDPESFSYIPVVGKISCGNGVLAFEDISDYEPVPKEWVSGGEHLFLHAKGDSMSGVRINEGDMLLIRKQPDVENGEIAAVLVNDEAVLKRVFRNGEQMVLQSENPNYPPIFAPPAEIVIIGKLKMNLIKY